The following proteins are co-located in the Heteronotia binoei isolate CCM8104 ecotype False Entrance Well chromosome 8, APGP_CSIRO_Hbin_v1, whole genome shotgun sequence genome:
- the XRCC6 gene encoding X-ray repair cross-complementing protein 6 has translation MSDWVSYYKHEEGEEEEDQDGEVETIGEYKYAGRDTLVFLVDASRAMFNTYDNDDLSPFDMTIQCIQNVYTNKIISHDRDLVGVVFYGTEQYKNSVDFKHIYILQDLDNPGAKRVLELGKYKGEQGRALFRKSIGHSADYSLGEALWVCSNLFSEVRLKMSHKRVMLFTNDDNPHGNDTVKAKFARTKAADLRETGIYLDLMHLKKLAGFDIALFYRDIINTAEDEDLGVQFGESSKLEDLMKKVRAKETRKRALSRLNFYLGKDTALAVGIYNLVQKAFKQPPVKLYRETNEPVKTKTRTFNRETGSLLLPSDTKRSQTYGNRQIVLEKEETEEVKRFGSQGLFLIGFKPLVMLKRHHHIKPAQFIYPEESLISGSTTLFNALLIKCLEKEVMAICRYIPRRNTPPRFIALVPQEEVLDEQNVQTAPPGFHLFFLPYADDKRNIDFTEKVPVNQEQVDKMKEIVQKLRFKYRSDSFENPVLQQHYMNLEALALDLMEPEKVEDLTVPKTEAMDCRIGNLVEEFKQLVYPPGYDPEGKATKRKQGGVSEQLEKKAKIEISEEELKNHVRRGTLGKLTVPLLKDVCKIYGLKGGGKKQELLDLITEHFSSH, from the exons ATGTCAGACTGGGTATCATACTACAAGCATgaagaaggtgaagaagaagaggatcaAGATGGAGAAGTTGAAACCATTG GAGAATATAAATATGCTGGTCGGGACACCTTGGTTTTCTTGGTGGATGCTTCAAGAGCCATGTTTAACACATATGATAATGATGACTTGTCTCCTTTTGATATGACAATCCAG tGCATTCAGAATGTGTACACAAACAAGATCATCAGTCATGACAGGGACCTTGTTGGTGTGGTGTTTTATGGCACTGAGCAATACAAGAATTCCGTGGACTTTAAGCACATTTATATCCTTCAGGATTTGGACAATCCAG GGGCAAAACGAGTGTTAGAACTAGGCAAATATAAAGGAGAGCAGGGAAGAGCACTTTTCCGCAAGTCAATTGGCCATAGTGCTGACTACTCATTGGGCGAAGCACTCTGGGTTTGCTCCAATCTCTTCAGTGAAGTCCGCCTTAAGATGAGTCACAAGAGGGTCATGCTGTTCACCAATGATGACAATCCTCATGGTAACGACACTGTCAAAGCCAAGTTTGCTCGGACTAAAGCTGCTGATCTTCGAGAAACAG GTATTTACCTCGATTTAATGCACCTGAAGAAGCTTGCGGGGTTTGATATCGCCTTGTTCTATAGGGATATCATTAACACTGCAGAAGATGAGGACTTAGGTGTGCAGTTTGGAGAATCCAGCAAGTTAGAAGACCTCATGAAGAAAGTGAGAGCAAAGGAGACCAGAAAGCGAGCTTTGTCCCG GCTGAACTTCTACTTGGGAAAAGATACAGCTCTTGCTGTTGGCATTTACAACCTAGTCCAGAAAGCTTTCAAGCAACCTCCAGTAAAACTTTACAGGGAAACTAATGAGCCAGTGAAAACAAAAACCCGAACCTTTAATCGAGAGACAGGTAGTTTACTTCTCCCTAGTGATACCAAGAGGTCTCAG ACATATGGCAATCGTCAGATAGTGTTGGAAAAAGAGGAGACAGAAGAAGTAAAGAGATTTGGTTCACAAGGCTTGTTTCTGATTGGCTTCAAGCCTTTGGTAATGCTGAAACGACATCACCACATCAAGCCTGCCCAGTTCATCTATCCTGAGGAGTCCTTGATCAGTG GAAGTACTACATTATTTAATGCTTTGCTAATCAAGTGTCTAGAGAAAGAAGTAATGGCTATCTGTAGGTACATCCCTCGTCGCAATACTCCTCCCAGGTTCATAGCTCTGGTCCCTCAAGAAGAAGTCCTGGATGAGCAGAATGTGCAGACAGCACCCCCAG GTTTTCATCTATTTTTCCTACCTTACGCTGATGACAAACGGAACATTGACTTTACTGAGAAAGTCCCAGTTAATCAAGAACAAGTGGACAAAATGAAGGAAATTGTCCAGAAACTTCGGTTCAAGTACAG GAGTGATAGCTTTgagaacccagttctccagcagCACTATATGAACTTGGAAGCCTTGGCACTTGACCTGATGGAACCGGAGAAGGTTGAAGATCTGACAG TGCCGAAGACTGAGGCAATGGACTGCAGGATAGGTAACCTTGTGGAGGAATTCAAGCAGTTGGTTTATCCACCTGGTTATGATCCTGAAGGGAAAGCTACAAAACGTAAACAAG GCGGTGTCTCAGAACAATTGGAAAAGAAAGCCAAGATAGAAATCTCTGAAGAGGAGCTAAAGAATCACGTTAGAAGAGGCACTTTGGGGAAGCTCACTGTACCACTTCTAAAGGATGTGTGCAAGATTTATGGGCTgaagggaggtgggaagaagcaaGAACTTCTAGATTTAATCACAGAACATTTCAGTAGCCACTAA
- the SNU13 gene encoding NHP2-like protein 1 → MIEAEVNPKAYPLADAQLTKTLLDLVQQSCNYKQLRKGANEATKTLNRGIAEFIVMAADAEPLEIILHLPLLCEDKNVPYVFVRSKQALGRACGVSRPVIACSITIKEGSQLKPQIQSVQQAIERLLV, encoded by the exons ATG ATTGAGGCAGAAGTAAACCCTAAAGCTTACCCACTAGCTGATGCCCAGCTCACAAAGACACTGCTGGATCTTGTACAGCAGTCCTGCAACTACAAACAGTTACGCAAAGGAGCCAATGAAG CCACTAAAACTTTGAACAGAGGAATTGCTGAATTTATTGTGATGGCTGCAGATGCTGAGCCTCTTGAGATCATCCTGCATCTTCCACTGCTATGTGAGGACAAGAATGTGCCCTACGTATTTGTGCGCTCCAAGCAGGCCCTGGGCCGGGCTTGTGGTGTTTCTCGCCCTGTAATTGCCTGTTCCATTACTATCAAAGAAGGTTCACAACTGAAGCCTCAGATTCAATCTGTTCAACAAGCCATTGAGAGACTATTAGTCTAA